A genome region from Rhodopseudomonas boonkerdii includes the following:
- a CDS encoding SGNH/GDSL hydrolase family protein, translated as MNAVRVGIVASLLLCVWLAWPKGESSTPPRPLLIKSALKDAKDPIVVLGDSIVRQAQLPRALCKRPVINAGIDGSTTSSGLDGMLKKAIGDKKAALIVVSLGMNDAETADSVESYRKNYTALLTALKTMTSRLALVAITPLEIGKPEVGHRTPQSIDGYNGALPDIAREAGASVIALPPMPAGFTSDGVHLNASGAAIWNKAISDGITGTLCPNG; from the coding sequence ATGAATGCCGTTCGCGTCGGTATCGTCGCCTCGCTGCTCCTCTGCGTCTGGCTCGCCTGGCCGAAAGGGGAGAGTAGCACGCCGCCACGCCCGCTGCTGATCAAGTCGGCGCTGAAGGATGCGAAAGATCCCATCGTCGTGCTCGGCGACAGCATCGTCCGCCAAGCGCAGTTGCCGCGCGCGCTCTGCAAGCGCCCGGTGATCAATGCAGGCATCGACGGCTCGACCACATCGAGCGGCCTCGACGGCATGCTGAAGAAGGCCATCGGCGACAAAAAGGCCGCCCTGATTGTCGTTTCGCTCGGCATGAACGATGCGGAGACGGCAGATAGCGTCGAAAGCTATCGGAAGAACTACACGGCGCTGTTGACGGCGCTGAAGACGATGACATCACGCCTCGCCCTCGTTGCGATCACACCGCTGGAAATCGGAAAACCGGAGGTAGGCCATCGCACGCCGCAGAGTATCGACGGCTATAACGGCGCATTGCCCGACATCGCTCGCGAGGCCGGCGCGTCGGTCATCGCCCTGCCGCCGATGCCTGCGGGCTTCACCAGTGACGGCGTGCATCTGAACGCAAGCGGCGCCGCGATCTGGAACAAGGCGATCAGCGACGGCATCACCGGCACCCTCTGCCCGAACGGCTGA
- a CDS encoding phasin, with product MADQTDPFSSSVIPFQLPEQVRAFAEKGVNQAREGYAKFKDAAETHNSTVEAVISTASKGAAEVSATLIDIAKTNANAGFDFAHSLIGVKSPSQALELWSGFAKSQFEAFTGQSKQLAELGQKIAADTAEPIKTGANKLFQPAA from the coding sequence ATGGCCGACCAGACCGATCCGTTCTCCTCTTCCGTTATTCCGTTCCAATTGCCGGAGCAGGTGCGCGCTTTCGCCGAAAAGGGCGTCAACCAGGCCCGTGAAGGCTATGCCAAGTTCAAGGACGCGGCAGAAACCCACAACAGCACTGTGGAAGCCGTGATCAGCACCGCCAGCAAGGGCGCTGCCGAAGTTTCGGCGACCCTGATCGATATTGCCAAGACCAACGCCAACGCCGGCTTCGATTTCGCCCATTCGCTGATTGGCGTGAAATCGCCGTCGCAGGCGCTGGAGCTGTGGTCCGGTTTTGCCAAGAGCCAGTTCGAGGCCTTCACCGGCCAGTCGAAGCAGCTCGCCGAGCTCGGCCAGAAGATCGCAGCCGACACCGCCGAACCGATCAAGACCGGCGCCAACAAGCTGTTCCAGCCTGCCGCCTGA
- a CDS encoding phasin, whose protein sequence is MTENRFEIPKEMRAMAEASFDQARQAFEKFMANAHSTAASLENRGESVRASAKDVSAKAISFAEQNVAASLDHAQKLLHAKDLGDVMRLQSEYVQSQMKSLADQASEMGQIVSRAAMDATQPKS, encoded by the coding sequence ATGACCGAGAACAGGTTCGAAATCCCCAAGGAAATGCGCGCGATGGCCGAGGCCAGCTTCGATCAGGCCCGTCAGGCATTCGAAAAGTTTATGGCGAATGCGCACTCGACGGCAGCTTCCCTCGAGAATCGCGGTGAGAGCGTTCGCGCCAGCGCCAAGGACGTGAGCGCCAAGGCAATCAGCTTCGCCGAACAGAACGTTGCGGCCTCGCTCGATCATGCCCAGAAACTGCTGCACGCCAAAGATCTCGGCGATGTCATGCGCTTGCAGAGCGAATATGTTCAGAGCCAGATGAAGTCGCTGGCGGATCAAGCAAGCGAGATGGGCCAGATTGTCAGCCGCGCCGCCATGGATGCCACGCAACCCAAAAGTTGA